From Ignavibacterium sp.:
TCTTTTCGAAATAGTTAAGGTTATAAACAAAGGTTCACAAAACTTTTTTGCTGAACAATTACTTAAAACCATCGGACTTGAGAAGAAAGGATTTGGTTCAGTAGAAAATGGAATTCTTGCCTGCAAAGAATGGTTTGCTGAAATAGGATTAAATCCTGATCATATTCTGATGGCAGATGGAAGTGGACTTTCTCACTTAAATCGTGTTACACCCAGGCAAATAGTTTTGTTGCTTCGATATATGTATGCTTCAAAAAACTTCGGAGCGTTTTTCAGTTCATTGCCAATTGCCGGAGTTGATGGCACTCTTGCAAGGAGAATGAAAAACACAAGAGCAGAAAGTTCAGTGCATGCAAAAACAGGTTTTATAGGTTTTACCAGAAGTTTATCAGGTTACGCATTCACTGCTGAAGGAGAGCCATTAGCATTTAGTTTAATTGTAAATAATTTTAATGTTCCTGTTAAACTTGCAGAGAACATTCAGGATTCAATTTGTGTTTTATTGTCAAACTTTAAAAGAAAACATTCGGAGTAAAAATGGAGAATAATATTCAACAAGAATATAACGATTTAGTTAAAAGAAGATTTGAAGAATTAGATGAACTAAAGAAAATGGGCATCGAACCTTATGCTTATGAGTTTGATGTGGACTCAGATTCGGAAGACATAAAAAATAATTTTAAGGAAGATGAACATCGTCAGGTTAAGATTGCCGGAAGAATAATGGCGATAAGAAGAATGGGAAAAGCTTCATTTGCACATATTCAGGATCATAAAGGTCGCATTCAGATTTATTTGAAAAAGGATGAACTTGGCGAAATGTATGATGCATTCAAGTTAATGGATATTGGTGATATAATCGGAGTGGAAGGATTTGTATTCAAAACGAAAACCGGTGAGATTTCTGTACATACACAAAAACTGGTTCTTCTTGCAAAAGGACTTCGTCCAATTCCCATTGCAAAAGAAGTGATTGATGAAAATGGAAATAAAATTATTTACGACCAGTTTGCAGATAAAGAACTTCGTTACAGACAGCGTTATGTTGATTTGGTGGTAAATCCTGATGTTAAAGATGTATTTATAAAAAGAAGTAAAATCATCTCTACCATAAGAGAGTTTCTTGACTTAAAAGGATTACTTGAAGTTGAAACTCCAATTCTTCAACCATTATATGGCGGAGCTGCTGCACGTCCTTTCATTACTCATCATAATGCGCTTGATATTGATTTGTATCTCCGCATAGCCGATGAATTGTATTTGAAAAGATTGATTGTAGGTGGATTTAATGGTGTTTATGAAATTTCCAAAGACTTCAGGAATGAAGGAATGGATCGTTCTCATAATCCCGAATTTACGATGCTCGAATTATATGTTCCATATAAAGATTATAACTGGATGATGAATTTTGTTGAAGAGCTTTTTGAATATGTCTGCACAAAAGTATTCGGTACACTAAAATTTACTTATGAAAATCAGGAAATTGATTTTACCCGTCCTTGGAAGAGAATTTCTATGATTGAAGCAATTGAAGAAAAAACCGGAGTTAATGTAATTAAATCTGATATCGACACATTAAAATCAGTTGCAAAAAAATTGTCAATAGATCTTGTCGGACTTAACAGTAAAGCAAAACTTATTGATGAGATTTTCAGTGCAAC
This genomic window contains:
- the lysS gene encoding lysine--tRNA ligase, which produces MENNIQQEYNDLVKRRFEELDELKKMGIEPYAYEFDVDSDSEDIKNNFKEDEHRQVKIAGRIMAIRRMGKASFAHIQDHKGRIQIYLKKDELGEMYDAFKLMDIGDIIGVEGFVFKTKTGEISVHTQKLVLLAKGLRPIPIAKEVIDENGNKIIYDQFADKELRYRQRYVDLVVNPDVKDVFIKRSKIISTIREFLDLKGLLEVETPILQPLYGGAAARPFITHHNALDIDLYLRIADELYLKRLIVGGFNGVYEISKDFRNEGMDRSHNPEFTMLELYVPYKDYNWMMNFVEELFEYVCTKVFGTLKFTYENQEIDFTRPWKRISMIEAIEEKTGVNVIKSDIDTLKSVAKKLSIDLVGLNSKAKLIDEIFSATVEGELIQPTFVLDYPVELSPLAKKHRSKEGVVERFEAYVVGKEICNAFSELNDPLDQRARFEEQVKMREAGDDEAHQIDEDFLRALEYGMPPTAGLGIGIDRLVMILTNQPSIRDVIFFPQMKPEVK